A segment of the Elaeis guineensis isolate ETL-2024a chromosome 6, EG11, whole genome shotgun sequence genome:
AGTTCTGGATAGCACAACCTGACAAAAAAGTTTCCATCGGAGAACTCTGCTTATTGGGATTATTCACAaagcaaaaaatattatttagcaatcattaaataattatatatcgGAAACATCTGTCTATTTATTAATCAGATCACCAATCAAGCTAATCCACAACAACTTATCCAATACTGTTGCTCCCACAACCCGCAAATATCAAAGAAAAGATGGGTAATCACCTACCACCAAAACAATATGTACATTCATGATGATTCACTTCATTTGAGCAGCCACagctcaatttgatcaataagcATATTATCCTTCCACCGTAGAGGGTTGAGCCCTTAATACTAAACTTCTAATTGAAGACTGACTTCCCCTCATCTAAACTAATTAGTGTTAAGATGAATTCCTTGTCCCGACCATTTTCCTTCCAGATCCACCGCTTCGTTTTGGTTCTACAACCCAGAAAGATTACTCATCCACTTCTGATTCTAGAAGTTGAAACTGTTACGTGCTTTGAATTTGAAGTACCATCACATCTCGTGTCAAAAAAGTTTTCTCTGAAATGATTTCTTTCATGTCTTTTCAATAAAGACATTCTTTTCTAATTGCTTAAAGAACTAGATGAGTTGGAAAACGCAACCAACAGACAATATAGAGTGATGTACCTTTGATGGGTTTCCCTTATTCCTAATTACAATCTTCACGTCCAATTCGTTCACCTCCTCAGCACTGTGGCATTTCTGATAGAAACAACTAGCAAAAggcgataaaaatattacaagatttATTAAAAAAACGAACAATCTAATGATTTGCAAAttgagaagaaataaaaatacggTTAAGCATATAAGTAACAAATATAGTGCCTTGAGCAAAGCGTCTTGAAAGTACCAGGATATTGATTGAACTATAATCCAAAACTTACAGATTTTACTGGAGAAAACCTTCCAACTGCCCCGAAATTTTTTACCTTCAAGAGGGCTAGAGTTCAAATCCAGAGTATTGCTAaagaaatttattgaaaaaaaaaaatctaagcaaAATCCATACACCAAAATGCAATAAAAATTGCAAGGCAATTTCATTTTCTAACTTGAAATGATAAAAGGATCTTCCTCATCGATTCATACCTGcaatctggaaaaaaaaaaatccatttgcAACTTGCTTAAATGCATCTCAAGAAAGCTCTGCCAGCCACTCCATGCCCTTCCGATCCAGCATGCACTCACAAGGCCTTTAAAGGAGCCAGTCATCTTCCTCATTATTTGAACAGTCCATGAACTCACCCACCTCAAATCTCGAGTTCCACAGGAAAATCTTCAGACGTGAAGCCTTCTCGAGGACCGCATCAGTGATACCAGAATTCTCATACCCAGAAATGTCAAGGTGCTCCAGCGCCTTCAACTCATCTAGAAAAGCAATTATGACCTGCCTTGAAATGACAGAATTCGTTAGCTCAAGTTTCCAGAGGTCCGGGAGAGATTTGCAGATAATGGATGCCTTCTCTTCATCCACATTCTCAGCAAACATGCTCAGCTCGGTGAAGTATTTACAGCACTGGTTAACATGCGGGAGCACTTTACGGCTGACGACAGTCTCGTCCACTGCCATGCCCTTGAGAAACTCGAGTTTGCTGACACCCTCACAGAATTTATGCTCCATTACATGCGGATTTGGGAGGCTGAAATAAGTCAACTCTGGACACCTGAAAATTCCAAAAGACATACAGAATATATGTTGAATTCCAAACAACTATGCCGCCCAAACAAAATATACCAACATTTCCCATATTCCATAAGAAGTGAAAAGAATGGCAGGTTCCATAAAAACCTACATTGAAACCAAACAAATTGGCTTCTTTCTGTTTTTTacagtgttaaaaaaaaaaaatcttattccaTCTCACCTTTAGGCAAAATTCCGGATCTCATAGTTACAAAGAATGGTCCTATTATGGTAGTATCCTGAATGCCTCGGATCTGGCATGTTGTCATTGATACCTCTAATCAGCAGGCTATCCATGCAGTCGCCAATCCTAACACAGAACTGAGGTATGTAGAGCATAACTATTTACCTCTGGTCTGTTACACAGTTATGTGTCTCAGCCAGTCTTCAATAGCCTTAGCCGATCAGCTCCTGGACACGTGCTACAGTTGTCCACCCTGAGTGGATGGGCTCAAGCATAACCAACTCCCCTGATTTCGCAGGAGTGATTGAGGACTGAAATATCTAGCCCGCTGTGGCATGTTGAACGGTCTTGCAGTCTCGGGATTGCACGATCTCATAGCTGTCCAACCAACTATTTGACGACATTCTTTATAAATCACCAAAATTCTGAATACCAAGATAAGTGAAGCCatccctctcagagaactcgTGGCTGCTCTCTTTGCTCTCTGAacctgatttgagcgtcggagagtcctCGCAGGAGCGAAAACCTCCCGTTTGAACTTCTTTTACAGATCACTCTAGCATTCCCTGTGCAAGGACCAAACATCCGCTTTCCGACCCGACGGTAATGAACagtaacagatagaggaagggcctaCTTTTCGCATTATCATTCCACCGAAACGAATATCATCTCGTCTCTTCAATGCCGCCTCCTCCTGCCACGCGCAGCCACCAATGATGGTGACTCCTCCGCCAATCCAGCCAGTACTGGTCATGGCAGACCAGTTCAACTTGCCCTTTCAGCAAGTTCAAAATCTGATAGCCGCTATTCAAACGGTCTAGATTGTTCTGACGCCTCCATCGATGACGCTACAACCTACTCAGGTTGCCCCTGCACCTCCCTCGGTAGTGCAACCAGTGGTTCTCTTGGTGGCACCATCGACGTCTCCCACGGTGGTGCCCGCACTACAGCCAAAGCCACGTACACCTCTTCGGAGCCCAGAGAAGAGGCAGACTCACTAGAGCCATCCTAGGGCCCAACAGCCGGTCGGACGGTGATCTCCTAGTCCATAATCGGGGTATGATTCAACCCCTAATCGTCATTCTCCCTGGTATTCCGAGACCGCACCGTCTGAGATCTTGCCATCGAAAGACGATTCTGGACACTCGATGAGAGGATAAATAAGAAGATTGAAAATGCATTTAATAATAACTTCTCAGCACAGCCCTACAAGGGGTTCAATAATGAGCCACCCTTCGCCCCGAGGATAGTATAGGAGCTACTCCCTCAACACTTCAAGTTGCCCCAACTCGAGGTCTACAACGGGACTACAGAATTTGAGCATGCTATGCAACAAAATAGAGTTTACAAACACATTGCCATAGGCACCCACCATCAAGATCCTATCCAATAAAAGAGGTAGGGAATCACCTCGTTGAAGAACTAAGTCGTCTTGGAGTGCCTGGCCCGCTAACCAATCACCAATCTTGATTATTTTCATGGGGAACAAGGGTCACCAAGAAGGTCTATAACATCCCTTTGCCATACCAAGAGGTCCTTCACCAGGGGATTATGCTTGGATTTGTGAATAGAAGACTTGTTAATCCATTAAATGGTGGTGGTTGTCTCCCACAAACCAAAATTCCTGCACCAGGCAAGGGTCAAAGGCAAAATATAACCCAAGCCAAGTAGCAACCATTTCAGCATAAGGAATAGAGTTAGGGGGTGGTGGGACAATTTGCCACCAACCACCAGCCGGTCCTCAGGATCTCTAAGAATGAACCCTATAGCAGCATTAGAGCCTAGCATAGTTTAGCATTAATACTCCAGGGGAAGGGGCCAACCATGTGATAAAAGGATGATAATATAATTGCTATTGAGGCAGATGAAGACCACCCCAAAGCCTTGAATGAGTCCTGAAGGATTGATAGACTTAATGCTTGGATGCATTAACCAAAAAAGAACAACATTTTCTTAGCAAATCGGTTGGATCTAACTGAGAAGATTGAAACAGCTGCATGTTTCTAGCTGACCAGATCAACCATGCTATATACCAACCAGCAAGTGGATAACTGTCTCTATCTTGGCATTGAAAAGGAAAACCTCCAAGGCTAGCAAAGATTGAGTAATCAAAGGTTGCATGAGACACTCAGGGGACCATCATTGAACAGTAAAGGGATAGGCCCCAATGACATGATGGCAGTTGTCAATATTATCAGAATACAGATCACAACATATAAAATCAATATTAAGGATACCCCTTTGGCTTAAAACACTCTTGCAAAATAGTTTTATCCCAAGAATTTTCATCAGAAAAATTTAACTCGCAATAGGAACATATAACTTCCAACCCCCcttaaaatatgaaaagaatgacCATATACGAAGGCATCTCCACAAGATGGTACATATCTTTCATGAAGATACTATTAAGCCTATTTAAGCCCCATGTGAATTGATCAAAGCAAGTGCCTCGCACCACAGGGATTCGATAGATTTGGTTCATCATATCAGCATTGAAAAAATGTGGCCAAACGATTTACATTCCATCTCCTATGAATAGTCAATAAAGCACCAATATTTAAATCAAAAGGATCAACATTCATATTGATATAAGTACGCCAATGGCTGAGTAGAATAACCTACATCCAAGGGTCTGGCATAATATTCATTGCCTCAACAATTCCAATTGTCCATAGGAACTGAAATTCAGTTATCAGTCCATATTTGCAAGTTTCACTCCAAATGGGAAAGTGCCCTCTTGGCTCATCATATCAATTACAATTGGATaaagttttttgttttttttttattatctcctGCAATAAGCACTAATAGATGTAACACAATAATGATATCATTTTGTTCAATGCCCTATAAACTTATGAGCATAGCACCTTCAAAGAAGACTATATATAGGTCAGATTGATAATCTGAgccattagatataatttattacTTCTAAACTATTTATACATAAAAAATCATGTAATTTTGGATCCTCATAGTTTAAGTGGtgaaatatgatatattatttcataatatttcaattatgcaactTTTGATTGATGCATAGGTTAGGACTTCCATAATTATAGAATTTTGGATATCTAACTACTTTagaaataatagattatattCAATGACTTGAATTATTGATGTGAAATATGCTATCATCCCATTAAAAAAGGTGCACTTCTACAAGAGTTATACCAGTGTAGCTTGAATCTGATCCATTATATACACGTTTTCTTCATTTCTTCTCTTGaaagcaaatattttctttttctccatCTCTACTCTTTATTAGATTTTCCTCAACCATTTCAACAtagctaatttatttttttctcttgcatTTAAGAACCCAAGCATTACCTTGAAAGaggttaaaaaaaaagaataaagttcatttatcaattaaaaaatatactTACAAACTACATAAAtatgtatttatattttatttcatactTTTATATCAATATATTGAAATAACTATGTATTTTGTACTTCCTCATTCTAAAAAGAAAAACCCACGTGTTCAAAGTTTCTTAAAGTTGCTGCTACCAGCTAACAGTGCCGCAATTCACATTATGCTGCAAGAAtggatttatttttcatttttcgtTTATTTTGTATGTGTGTCTAATAATTACATAAGACAAACTACTACACCTTAGAACTGCAGATGACAATGCACGTTGTTTTCCTGCTTATGTGACTGGCTGTGACCAACAGCAGGAAAAGGAAAAATTAGATCCGAAATTTCCACATTCACATATACGTCTTTGCAGTAAAATTGCTCCTTGCACCCAGCCACAACACTTAATAACGCTGTGCAGACCAATTAGATATCTGCAGAGTTGTAACTACCAGGGAAGCAAAGTAGACCTCACACGGACAACCTTTTTGAGATGACATATTGTACTTTTCTTGATGTCTGATACAGTATTGGTGTCCACACACATAGAGATGCATGTGTACTTCTTTGTCATGTATACATGATGTATGCACATTTCACATGCTACCATACATAATGCAGCTATGTTGCATACTCCAATGATCATTTACACAATTAAGCACTAACCACTGCTAAGCCATTCAGTGAACCGAAATGACTGCCATGTTTTTCTTGATGCAAAAATGATTGCCATGCCATGTTAAGCCTTCAAACCAGTCGATCTGACCAGTCACCTGAACTGGTTCAGCATTGAACCATGAAAACTGCTATATCAAACTCTTAAAGAGCATAGGAATTCATAATTAATTCTACCAGAAGAACTAAGATCTCAGAATTCCAATGAACATAATGATTGGGCGTCCCCCAAACCCACCTTCATGGAAATCAGTAATTACAGTGAATTCTGAAACCATTCCATGAACCATTGCTTCTCGCTGATAGAATACCCTCCTAATTATTGTGGCCAGGAAGAAccaatcaaaaaaaatcttattcttcCATAAGAGGAGGGATCTCTGATGCAATCAAAGTTCTGAATAGCACAACTTGACCAACAAATTTCCTTTGACGAAATCTGCTTATTGGGATTCTTCACAAAACAAACAATATTATTCAGCAATCATGTAAATAATTATATATCCGAAACATCTATCTATTCATTAATCAGATCACCAATGCATCAAGCTAACCCAC
Coding sequences within it:
- the LOC140858544 gene encoding uncharacterized protein; this translates as MEHKFCEGVSKLEFLKGMAVDETVVSRKVLPHVNQCCKYFTELSMFAENVDEEKASIICKSLPDLWKLELTNSVISRQVIIAFLDELKALEHLDISGYENSGITDAVLEKASRLKIFLWNSRFEVGEFMDCSNNEEDDWLL